A region of Heteronotia binoei isolate CCM8104 ecotype False Entrance Well chromosome 2, APGP_CSIRO_Hbin_v1, whole genome shotgun sequence DNA encodes the following proteins:
- the NUAK2 gene encoding NUAK family SNF1-like kinase 2, with the protein MDRGPPPDAPASSLVEGLIKSPKPLMKKQAVKRHHHKHNLRHRYEFLETLGKGTYGKVKKARERSGKLVAIKSIRKDKIKDEQDLVHIRREIEIMSSLNHPHIIAVHEVFENSSKIVIVMEYASKGDLYDYISERQRLTEQEARHFFRQVVSAVYYCHKNGIVHRDLKLENILLDANGNIKIADFGLSNVFQQDRFLQTFCGSPLYASPEIVNGRPYKGPEVDSWSLGVLLYILIHGMMPFDGQDYKTLVKQITSGDYREPTKLSDACGLIRWMLMVNPERRATIEDIASHWWVNWGYKVPVGEQESLRENESPLATVAEWLRRSSRPLFENGSKVRCFFKQHIPGVTLERQRSLKKSKKENDIAHVLQETGPAPENSSKSILKRPKGILKKRNSCEKSQVPPALLLAAPIDKRKEDSTGPAIDLACVLSSRALACKAECVVATPSMPKKGILKKPQKRESGYYSSPERSESGDVLDSENLDLDASVSVGNPSPAQSPSGYPARRKGILKLNGKYSSSSTESDSVPAKVFSSFAEVALPKLPLASRVHPSSAVSEDSILSTESFDQLDLPDRILGNAGGAPMRGSVSVDDLLQLEEAAGDMGRRLRRWTVTRCQSPLADSCFSLADCENVTEVYKRAVAISMKLS; encoded by the exons ATGGATCGCGGTCCGCCTCCCGATGCTCCTGCGTCCTCGCTGGTGGAGGGGCTCATCAAGTCCCCCAAGCCCCTGATGAAGAAACAGGCGGTCAAGCGACACCATCACAAGCACAACCTCCGGCACCGCTACGAGTTCCTGGAGACGCTGGGCAAAGGCACCTACGGCAAGGTGAAGAAGGCACGGGAGCGATCCGGAAAGCTG GTTGCTATCAAGTCTATCCGGAAAGACAAAATAAAGGATGAGCAGGATCTTGTCCATATTCGGAGAGAGATTGAAATAATGTCATCTCTCAATCACCCCCATATCATTGCTGTCCATGAAG TGTTTGAAAACAGCAGCAAGATTGTCATTGTGATGGAGTATGCCAGCAAAGGAGATCTCTATGACTACATCAGTGAGCGCCAGAGACTTACTGAACAGGAAGCTCGGCACTTCTTCAGGCAGGTGGTGTCTGCAGTCTACTACTGTCACAAG AATGGAATTGTTCACAGAGATCTGAAGCTAGAAAATATCCTTCTGGATGCTAATGGCAACATTAAG attgCAGACTTTGGCCTCTCTAATGTCTTCCAGCAAGATCGGTTCCTCCAGACCTTCTGTGGCAGCCCTCTCTATGCATCCCCTGAGATAGTCAATGGGAGGCCTTATAAAGGACCTGAG GTTGACAGCTGGTCCCTTGGTGTGCTCCTCTATATCTTGATTCATGGGATGATGCCTTTTGATGGCCAAGATTATAAGACCCTGGTCAAGCAAATCACAAGTGGGGACTACAGAGAGCCCACAAAGCTATCAG ACGCCTGTGGCCTGATCCGATGGATGCTGATGGTAAACCCAGAGCGTCGAGCCACCATTGAAGATATTGCCAGCCACTGGTGGGTGAACTGGGGTTACAAGGTGCCAGTTGGGGAGCAGGAGTCCTTGCGTGAGAATGAATCTCCACTGGCCACAGTGGCAGAGTGGCTGCGCCGCTCTTCAAGGCCCCTGTTTGAAAATGGCTCCAAGGTACGCTGCTTCTTCAAGCAACACATCCCTGGTGTCACACTTGAGAGGCAGCGCTCACTTAAGAAGTCCAAGAAGGAAAACGATATAGCGCATGTTCTACAAGAAACAGGTCCTGCTCCAGAGAACTCTTCAAAGTCCATCCTAAAGAGACCCAAAGGCATCTTGAAGAAAAGAAATTCCTGTGAGAAGTCCCAGGTTCCACCTGCATTGCTGCTAGCAGCTCCTATAGACAAAAGGAAGGAGGATAGTACTGGACCTGCTATAGACTTGGCTTGCGTCTTGTCATCCAGGGCTTTGGCCTGCAAGGCAGAATGTGTTGTAGCCACCCCTTCCATGCCCAAGAAAGGAATTTTGAAGAAGCCCCAGAAGAGAGAGTCTGGGTATTACTCATCCCCAGAGCGTAGTGAGTCTGGTGATGTATTGGACTCCGAGAACTTAGACCTTGATGCTAGTGTCTCTGTTGGCAACCCCTCCCCTGCTCAGAGCCCCAGTGGCTATCCTGCCCGACGGAAAGGCATCTTGAAGCTCAATGGCAAGTACTCCTCCAGCAGCACGGAGTCTGACAGCGTGCCTGCCAAGGTTTTCTCTTCATTCGCTGAAGTTGCTTTGCCCAAGCTGCCTCTGGCCTCCCGTGTTCATCCTTCTAGTGCAGTGAGTGAGGACAGCATCCTTTCCACAGAGTCCTTTGACCAGCTTGACTTGCCTGATCGAATACTGGGTAATGCTGGTGGGGCGCCCATGCGTGGCTCAGTGTCTGTGGATGATctcctgcagctggaggaggCAGCAGGGGACATGGGTCGCCGGTTACGCCGCTGGACAGTGACTCGTTGTCAAAGCCCCCTTGCAGATAGCTGCTTCTCTCTAGCGGACTGTGAAAATGTCACTGAGGTCTACAAACGGGCTGTAGCTATTAGCATGAAACTGAGCTGA